From Campylobacter concisus, a single genomic window includes:
- a CDS encoding metal ABC transporter permease: MSEILELNFMQNAFIAGILVSIICGLIGSLVVINKMTFIAGGIAHGAYGGIGLAFFFSLEPLLGASIFSLFLALIIATITLKDKTNIDSVIGAIWAFGMAIGIIFIDLTPGYNADLMSYLFGSILAVSGQDITFMSILDILFLALIALFYRQFVAISFDAEFAKLRGVNTTFFHYLLVCMMALCVVATIRVVGLILVIALLTIPPYLAQIFAKRLGLMMLISTIFSIIFCFSGLFISFYFNLTGGASIILVASLCFFAFCSKFKSLRQ, encoded by the coding sequence ATGAGTGAAATTTTAGAGTTAAATTTTATGCAAAATGCCTTTATTGCTGGCATTTTAGTTAGTATTATTTGTGGGCTCATAGGCTCGCTCGTTGTTATAAATAAAATGACTTTTATCGCTGGCGGCATCGCGCACGGAGCATATGGCGGCATAGGACTTGCCTTTTTCTTCTCGCTCGAACCACTTCTTGGAGCTAGCATATTCTCACTCTTTTTAGCCCTTATAATCGCCACTATCACGCTAAAAGATAAAACCAACATTGACTCGGTTATCGGTGCTATTTGGGCATTTGGCATGGCTATTGGCATCATTTTTATCGATTTAACTCCGGGATACAATGCCGATCTTATGAGTTATCTTTTTGGCTCTATCTTAGCAGTAAGCGGGCAAGATATAACATTTATGAGTATTTTAGATATCTTATTTTTAGCACTCATTGCCCTTTTTTACCGTCAATTTGTAGCTATTAGCTTTGATGCAGAGTTTGCAAAGTTGCGCGGCGTAAATACAACATTTTTTCACTATTTATTAGTATGTATGATGGCACTTTGTGTGGTGGCTACGATTCGTGTTGTTGGGCTGATTCTAGTCATCGCCCTTCTTACTATACCGCCATACTTAGCACAAATTTTTGCCAAAAGACTTGGACTGATGATGCTAATCTCTACTATCTTTTCAATCATTTTTTGTTTTAGCGGTCTATTTATTAGCTTTTATTTTAACCTAACAG
- a CDS encoding metal ABC transporter ATP-binding protein: MKEIIKIRNLNFSYDKQVVLEGINLDYSSDEFLAIIGPNGGGKSTLLKLILGLLKPQSGEIKLFGKEPSEVSKFIGYVPQNFLSNQSFPMMVLEVVLMGLIDKKIFGFYSQAEKQMALGALEKVGMKEFASARIGELSGGQRQRVYIARALCANAKVLVLDEPTASIDTKGQAEIYEILKNINASGVGVVLVSHDLNIVLNYATKIAYVSKNLHIHKTHEDTAKREFIEHLAKSHSHFCDVEIALGECECKIKSNVFKLKR, encoded by the coding sequence TTGAAAGAAATTATAAAAATTAGAAATTTAAACTTTAGCTACGATAAGCAAGTGGTTTTAGAAGGTATCAATTTAGATTATAGTAGCGATGAGTTTTTAGCTATTATCGGTCCAAATGGTGGTGGCAAAAGCACACTTTTAAAGCTTATTTTAGGACTACTTAAGCCTCAAAGTGGCGAGATAAAACTCTTTGGAAAAGAGCCAAGTGAAGTCAGTAAATTTATAGGTTATGTGCCTCAAAATTTCCTCTCAAATCAAAGCTTTCCAATGATGGTTTTAGAAGTAGTTTTAATGGGGCTAATCGATAAAAAAATTTTTGGTTTTTACTCACAAGCTGAGAAACAAATGGCTCTTGGTGCCCTTGAGAAAGTTGGCATGAAAGAATTTGCAAGCGCTAGAATTGGTGAGCTAAGCGGCGGCCAAAGACAGCGCGTATATATCGCAAGAGCGCTTTGTGCAAATGCAAAGGTCCTCGTTTTAGACGAGCCAACAGCTAGTATCGACACAAAGGGTCAGGCTGAAATTTATGAAATTTTAAAAAATATAAATGCAAGTGGTGTTGGTGTAGTTTTGGTAAGTCACGATCTAAATATCGTGCTAAATTATGCTACAAAAATCGCCTATGTGAGCAAAAATTTACATATCCATAAAACTCATGAAGATACTGCGAAAAGAGAATTTATAGAGCATTTAGCAAAATCTCATAGCCATTTTTGCGATGTCGAGATCGCACTTGGTGAATGTGAGTGCAAAATCAAAAGTAATGTTTTTAAGCTAAAGAGATGA
- a CDS encoding nickel/cobalt transporter: MLARLIVICFFAINAFGCALCSLYSPTAHVSVKFDSNENNISTIAFSWTFSQNFSELMRQNFDLNQDEKIDESEIKKIRLNLLDYLVPRHYLTNIEYFYKDENATKLELNLKKYKLYFDEGRLKFDVSFKTNLLIKDGFVVSVEMDDKEGYFNFKFTQNNAFLVSDQFWTIPNPNANLIFFTFSSKAAAKAHNEKPALKELLKEPNSVNFEDENLSQIDKIDEAKFDLVSKTSLSMLDRLKQILRNFDQKSPLTLLFLALISFGYGFLHAASAGHGKVLTSSYFAATGGSYAKAFLFSLKIGFLHVVGAFIFVLASFMILREISSDLTKDTASVTTAFSGVIIFFVAIFMLYKKVKIYLSSKKELNKFYIFSSSLSQNLSKNTKFTSDCGCNICTTKKPKNKEEWLVAAAAALIPCPGTILVFVLANELGSYFAGVISGVFMALGMSTVIFLAAVFGAKINESTNIKLKKFKIYAEFMALSVMLWLGLFIFTTTFTQKSLF, encoded by the coding sequence ATGTTAGCACGCCTGATTGTCATTTGCTTCTTTGCTATAAATGCCTTCGGGTGTGCTCTTTGCTCGCTTTATAGCCCGACCGCTCACGTGAGCGTAAAATTTGACTCAAACGAAAACAATATCTCTACAATTGCTTTTTCATGGACATTTTCACAAAATTTCTCAGAGCTTATGAGGCAAAATTTTGACCTAAATCAGGATGAAAAGATAGATGAAAGTGAGATCAAAAAGATCCGCTTAAATTTACTTGATTATCTTGTGCCAAGGCACTATTTAACGAATATTGAGTACTTTTACAAAGATGAAAATGCTACAAAGCTTGAGCTAAATTTAAAAAAATATAAACTCTATTTTGATGAGGGCAGATTAAAATTTGATGTTAGTTTTAAGACAAATTTGCTTATCAAAGATGGCTTTGTGGTGTCTGTTGAAATGGACGATAAAGAGGGATATTTTAATTTTAAATTTACACAAAACAACGCTTTTTTGGTATCAGATCAGTTTTGGACGATACCAAATCCAAATGCAAATTTAATATTTTTTACATTTTCAAGTAAGGCTGCAGCCAAAGCTCATAATGAAAAGCCTGCGTTAAAAGAGCTTCTAAAAGAGCCAAACTCAGTAAATTTTGAAGATGAAAATTTAAGCCAGATCGATAAGATCGATGAGGCTAAGTTCGATCTTGTTTCAAAAACAAGTCTAAGCATGCTTGATAGATTAAAGCAAATTCTAAGAAATTTTGATCAAAAAAGTCCGCTAACTCTGCTATTTTTAGCGCTAATATCATTTGGTTATGGCTTTTTGCATGCTGCATCTGCGGGACATGGCAAGGTGCTTACAAGCTCTTATTTTGCCGCAACTGGTGGAAGCTACGCCAAAGCCTTTTTATTCTCTTTAAAGATCGGATTTTTACATGTTGTGGGCGCGTTTATTTTTGTGCTTGCTAGTTTTATGATACTACGTGAGATCAGTAGCGATCTAACAAAAGATACAGCAAGCGTTACGACAGCATTTTCTGGCGTTATTATCTTTTTTGTAGCGATTTTTATGCTTTATAAAAAGGTCAAAATTTATCTTTCAAGTAAAAAAGAGTTAAATAAATTTTATATTTTTAGCTCAAGTTTAAGCCAAAATTTGAGTAAAAATACAAAATTTACTAGCGACTGTGGCTGTAATATCTGTACTACAAAAAAACCAAAAAATAAAGAAGAATGGCTGGTTGCGGCTGCTGCGGCACTTATTCCTTGTCCTGGCACGATACTTGTCTTTGTGCTAGCAAATGAGCTAGGCAGCTACTTTGCAGGCGTTATAAGTGGCGTATTTATGGCGCTTGGCATGAGCACAGTGATATTTTTAGCGGCTGTTTTTGGAGCCAAAATAAATGAGAGCACAAACATTAAGCTAAAAAAGTTTAAAATCTATGCCGAATTTATGGCTCTTAGCGTTATGCTTTGGCTTGGACTTTTTATTTTTACTACGACATTTACGCAAAAGAGTCTGTTTTGA
- a CDS encoding metal ABC transporter solute-binding protein, Zn/Mn family gives MRKIFVFLAVCALSLFAKPVVTTSILPTKFFVEQIAGDTLSVNTMVGKGADPHTYEPKPKQMKELEKSELYFAIGIEFEDTWLERFSKSFKNLHIVKTQEGIEKIAMSDEHEHHEHHEHHEHHEHKHEGEHKHEHHEHHDHDHEAGEHHHHHHDGLDPHIWLDPVLVKTQADNIAKALIEKFPQNAKLYEENLAKFKASLDELDSFIKNTLKDVKTREFIVYHPSWGYFAKRYNLEQIAIEIEGKEPKPAELKELIEEAKEHGVKVIFVAPQFPTKAANLVAKETGSKVISIDQLPENWLDEMKKTAEIFAKSL, from the coding sequence GTGAGAAAGATTTTTGTTTTTTTAGCAGTTTGCGCTTTGTCACTTTTTGCAAAGCCAGTTGTTACGACTAGTATATTGCCTACAAAATTTTTTGTTGAGCAAATCGCTGGTGATACACTAAGCGTAAATACAATGGTTGGCAAAGGTGCTGATCCGCACACTTATGAGCCAAAGCCAAAACAGATGAAGGAGCTTGAAAAGAGCGAGCTTTACTTTGCTATTGGTATTGAGTTTGAAGATACTTGGCTAGAGCGTTTTTCAAAATCTTTTAAAAATTTACACATTGTAAAAACACAAGAAGGCATCGAAAAGATAGCTATGAGTGATGAACATGAACATCATGAACATCATGAACATCATGAACATCATGAGCACAAGCACGAGGGCGAGCATAAACATGAGCATCACGAGCATCATGACCATGACCACGAAGCTGGCGAACATCATCACCATCATCACGACGGCCTTGATCCGCACATTTGGCTTGATCCAGTTTTAGTAAAAACTCAAGCTGATAATATAGCCAAGGCATTAATAGAGAAATTTCCGCAAAATGCAAAGCTCTATGAGGAAAATTTAGCTAAATTTAAAGCCAGCCTTGACGAGCTTGATAGCTTTATAAAAAATACTCTAAAAGATGTTAAAACTCGCGAATTTATCGTATATCACCCATCTTGGGGATATTTTGCAAAACGCTATAACTTAGAGCAAATCGCTATCGAGATAGAGGGCAAAGAGCCAAAGCCAGCTGAGCTAAAAGAGCTCATCGAAGAGGCTAAAGAGCACGGTGTAAAGGTTATTTTCGTGGCTCCGCAGTTTCCAACAAAAGCTGCAAATTTAGTAGCAAAAGAGACTGGCTCAAAGGTCATAAGTATTGATCAGCTCCCAGAAAATTGGCTAGATGAGATGAAAAAAACAGCAGAAATTTTTGCTAAGAGTCTATAA
- a CDS encoding Fur family transcriptional regulator, which translates to MNARNFLEEHSIKATTFRIKLVEILQNAKTPLSYDEILESLNANKTTFYRSIEIFEKKGLVIKTENNHKSYYELANEAKAYFICDICHKVTNIDMPHLNVAKNIKSAVIKGVCDECDHE; encoded by the coding sequence ATGAATGCAAGAAATTTCTTAGAAGAGCATAGTATCAAAGCAACTACTTTTCGCATAAAGCTCGTTGAAATTTTGCAAAATGCCAAAACTCCATTAAGTTATGATGAAATTTTAGAAAGCCTTAATGCAAATAAAACTACTTTTTATAGAAGCATAGAAATTTTTGAAAAAAAGGGCCTTGTCATAAAAACTGAAAATAATCATAAAAGCTACTACGAACTAGCAAATGAGGCAAAAGCGTACTTTATCTGCGATATCTGTCATAAAGTCACAAACATCGATATGCCACATCTAAACGTCGCTAAAAATATAAAAAGCGCCGTGATAAAAGGCGTTTGTGATGAGTGTGATCACGAGTAA
- a CDS encoding acyl-CoA thioesterase: protein MKDFIYKVIIPPQAIDMHGHMNNVYYFTLMQEAAFAHSAAVGDTVEAQYKRSEIWLIRKNEAKYIKSVKLMDEIEIHTYTQAEGKAISCRYFEFKKDGELIATGKTEFVYVDLKTNRPKAIPTEIIALYS, encoded by the coding sequence ATGAAAGATTTTATCTACAAAGTAATAATCCCTCCACAAGCCATTGATATGCACGGACACATGAATAATGTCTATTATTTCACTCTTATGCAAGAGGCCGCATTTGCACACTCTGCCGCAGTTGGCGATACAGTTGAGGCGCAGTATAAAAGAAGCGAGATCTGGCTCATTAGAAAAAATGAAGCCAAATATATAAAAAGCGTAAAATTAATGGATGAGATAGAAATTCATACTTACACACAAGCTGAAGGTAAGGCGATTTCGTGTAGATATTTTGAGTTTAAAAAAGATGGTGAACTAATAGCAACTGGCAAGACCGAGTTTGTTTATGTTGATCTAAAAACAAATCGCCCAAAAGCCATTCCAACTGAGATCATCGCTCTTTACTCGTGA
- a CDS encoding class I SAM-dependent methyltransferase produces MQNLWDKKASNYQRFDGKVSAIQQQIFAKALAWGVDFSGKEILDIGCGTGVWTIFLSKTTKNITGIDSSKNMIEILNEDAKRFGVTNLTSEVCSWREFKAAKHFDIAICTMSPAIASDEDFVKFYNIANQKLYLGWDKPRSSDLIEPFFKKFGRTLSQKNVVNRLEAWLNEQGIAYKSEILNETRIVRRSMQEATENICWHLEINGAKNYDEKAVLAMLKERFDGEFIDEKIESQMKLFVF; encoded by the coding sequence ATGCAAAATTTATGGGATAAAAAGGCGTCAAATTATCAAAGGTTTGATGGCAAAGTAAGTGCTATTCAGCAACAAATTTTTGCTAAAGCCTTAGCTTGGGGAGTTGATTTTAGCGGTAAAGAAATTCTTGATATAGGCTGTGGTACCGGTGTTTGGACGATATTTTTGTCAAAAACTACAAAAAATATAACTGGCATTGATAGCTCAAAAAATATGATAGAAATTTTAAATGAAGATGCTAAAAGATTTGGCGTGACAAATTTAACCAGCGAGGTTTGCTCTTGGAGAGAATTTAAGGCCGCAAAGCACTTTGATATTGCAATTTGTACGATGAGTCCAGCGATTGCTAGCGATGAAGATTTTGTTAAATTTTATAATATCGCAAATCAAAAACTCTACCTTGGCTGGGATAAGCCTAGAAGCTCTGATTTGATTGAGCCATTTTTTAAAAAATTTGGACGCACTCTCTCTCAAAAAAATGTTGTAAATAGGCTTGAAGCGTGGCTAAATGAGCAAGGAATTGCTTATAAGAGTGAAATTTTAAACGAGACAAGGATCGTTAGACGAAGCATGCAGGAAGCTACTGAGAATATCTGCTGGCACCTTGAGATAAACGGAGCTAAAAACTACGATGAAAAGGCGGTTTTAGCGATGTTAAAAGAGAGATTTGATGGCGAGTTTATAGATGAGAAAATAGAGTCGCAGATGAAGCTTTTTGTCTTTTAA
- a CDS encoding DMT family transporter, protein MKNLSAQNKADIALIVVAIVWGTTFLPMANALKTNSVFVMLFCRFFISAIFMGLIAFKFSKIFDKKSVVYGTILGVVLFGSFVAQTYALKLTFSSSVAFITGLECVIVPFMTALIFKNKITIFAIFGAFIAIFGLWLLSGATLALGAGEALALLCAIFYALYTSLNGHFVRKCELYLLVFVVFLTVSLLSFVFAFIEGSVVPNYDREFFIAIFITAFIGTIFCYFVQTIAQRYTTASKAALFFCLEPVSAGFIGYFFAGEKLTLIQIFGAILIIFGVIFSEFGKKFFSRSKLA, encoded by the coding sequence ATGAAAAATTTAAGCGCGCAAAACAAAGCCGACATCGCACTCATCGTAGTTGCCATCGTTTGGGGAACTACGTTTTTACCTATGGCAAACGCACTAAAAACAAATAGTGTCTTTGTTATGCTCTTTTGTAGATTTTTTATTTCCGCTATCTTTATGGGGCTTATAGCATTTAAATTTTCTAAAATTTTTGATAAGAAAAGTGTAGTTTATGGCACTATCCTTGGCGTAGTTCTCTTTGGCTCGTTTGTTGCTCAAACTTACGCTCTAAAACTTACTTTTAGCTCAAGTGTTGCCTTTATTACAGGGCTTGAGTGTGTGATCGTGCCTTTTATGACAGCACTCATTTTTAAAAATAAAATAACCATTTTTGCTATTTTTGGTGCATTTATTGCTATTTTTGGGCTTTGGCTTTTAAGTGGAGCCACTCTTGCTTTAGGAGCTGGCGAGGCACTTGCCCTACTTTGTGCCATATTTTACGCACTTTACACGAGCTTAAATGGCCACTTTGTAAGAAAGTGCGAGCTTTATTTGCTTGTATTTGTGGTATTTCTCACCGTCTCTTTACTCTCATTTGTCTTTGCATTTATTGAAGGTAGTGTGGTGCCAAATTACGATAGGGAATTTTTTATAGCAATTTTTATCACTGCATTTATTGGCACCATTTTTTGCTACTTTGTTCAAACCATCGCTCAAAGATATACAACGGCTAGCAAAGCAGCTTTATTTTTCTGTCTTGAGCCAGTTTCTGCTGGCTTTATCGGCTATTTTTTCGCTGGTGAAAAGCTAACTCTCATACAAATTTTTGGCGCAATCTTAATAATCTTTGGAGTTATTTTTAGTGAATTTGGTAAAAAATTTTTCTCTAGATCAAAACTAGCTTAA
- a CDS encoding DUF4197 domain-containing protein, with product MKRSLVVLCGALALNLQAASMDDMINKGVKIATRASSGDYKSLVSEALNAAVSELSKEGFINNATAKIPLPKSLEMASNLAKKVGGEKWAQDLSKSINNAATTAVPKAAEIFSESIKNMSEADVKKLFNGGSDSVTKYLEKSSSQKLKAAFTPIIEKMMSENSFATAYNGLNSFIVGSAKNNETIKSVKSLAKNLGASEYVPDDGEDLNAYITRKTLDGLFNVMSEKEKGLRSGFSLDSGKKVLDSIFK from the coding sequence ATGAAAAGATCTCTTGTTGTTCTTTGTGGCGCGCTTGCTTTAAATTTACAAGCCGCAAGCATGGACGATATGATAAATAAAGGCGTCAAAATAGCCACTCGCGCATCAAGTGGCGACTATAAAAGCCTAGTTAGCGAGGCACTAAATGCCGCTGTTAGCGAGCTTTCAAAAGAGGGCTTTATAAACAATGCCACAGCTAAAATTCCACTTCCAAAAAGCCTTGAGATGGCGTCAAATTTAGCCAAAAAAGTAGGTGGTGAGAAGTGGGCGCAGGACCTTAGCAAGTCGATAAACAACGCTGCGACCACGGCCGTGCCAAAGGCTGCTGAAATTTTTAGCGAAAGCATAAAAAATATGAGCGAAGCAGATGTCAAAAAGCTCTTTAACGGCGGCAGTGACAGCGTTACGAAGTATTTAGAGAAAAGCTCAAGCCAAAAGCTAAAGGCGGCTTTTACTCCGATAATTGAAAAAATGATGAGCGAAAATAGCTTCGCGACTGCCTATAATGGGCTAAATTCTTTCATCGTCGGCTCAGCAAAAAATAATGAAACGATAAAATCAGTAAAGAGCCTAGCTAAAAATTTAGGTGCAAGCGAGTATGTACCAGATGACGGCGAGGACCTAAATGCATACATCACAAGAAAGACGTTAGATGGGCTATTTAACGTGATGAGCGAGAAGGAAAAGGGGCTAAGAAGCGGCTTTAGCCTAGATAGCGGCAAAAAGGTGCTAGACTCGATCTTTAAATGA
- a CDS encoding manganese efflux pump MntP family protein → MQLLLLSFALSMDSAALNMANGARYKNLVFSKILFIAFMLGFFQFLMPLLGYFLGISFAKFISSIDHFIAFFILCFLGFKMLKEACSSEAGESLGMDLKTIFIGAFATSIDALAVGVTLSFEEINIFQSSLIIGVVCFALSLIAFYIGKFMGEILEKKALFLGGAILIFLGFKILITHLIGSGTVQ, encoded by the coding sequence ATGCAGCTTTTACTTCTTAGCTTTGCTCTTAGTATGGATAGTGCGGCACTAAATATGGCAAATGGTGCAAGGTATAAAAATTTGGTTTTTAGTAAAATTTTATTTATAGCTTTTATGCTTGGCTTTTTTCAGTTTCTCATGCCGCTTCTTGGCTATTTCCTGGGTATTAGCTTTGCTAAATTTATAAGCTCTATCGATCACTTTATCGCATTTTTTATACTCTGTTTTCTTGGCTTTAAAATGCTAAAAGAGGCCTGTAGTAGCGAAGCGGGCGAGTCATTGGGCATGGATCTTAAGACCATTTTTATAGGCGCATTTGCCACGAGCATAGACGCTCTTGCCGTTGGTGTCACACTTAGCTTTGAAGAGATAAATATCTTTCAAAGCTCGCTCATCATCGGTGTAGTCTGCTTTGCATTAAGTTTGATTGCATTTTATATAGGTAAATTTATGGGTGAAATTTTAGAGAAAAAGGCGCTCTTTTTGGGAGGAGCGATATTAATTTTTCTAGGTTTTAAAATTTTAATAACGCATTTAATTGGAAGCGGCACAGTTCAATAA
- the nfo gene encoding deoxyribonuclease IV has product MRYIGAHVSAAGGVFNAPLNAAKIGANAFALFTKNQRQWNAKELSISEIERFKENLKISGISTKHVLPHSSYLINLGHPDEEARAKSLEAFIDEIDRASKLGLELLNFHPGSHLKQISEKECLDNIASCMNVALKRTSGVKLVIENTAAQGSNLGFSFKQIAYLIERVDDESRVGVCFDTCHAFAAGYDLRSKEAYAKTMGEFDAIIGYKFLSGMHLNDAKFGLGSKKDRHESLGKGELGFSAFKNIINDDKIGEIPLILETIDESIWEDEIKILRNFEKEKL; this is encoded by the coding sequence ATGAGATACATCGGAGCTCACGTAAGTGCGGCTGGAGGCGTGTTTAACGCTCCGTTAAATGCTGCAAAAATAGGAGCAAATGCCTTTGCGCTTTTTACAAAAAATCAACGCCAATGGAATGCAAAAGAGCTAAGTATCAGCGAAATAGAGCGGTTTAAAGAAAATCTAAAAATTTCTGGCATAAGCACAAAGCATGTTTTGCCACACAGTAGTTACTTGATAAATTTAGGCCATCCAGATGAGGAGGCAAGAGCAAAGTCGCTTGAAGCCTTTATAGATGAGATAGATCGCGCCAGTAAGCTTGGGCTAGAGCTTTTAAATTTTCATCCAGGCTCACATCTAAAACAAATAAGCGAAAAAGAGTGCTTAGATAATATCGCAAGCTGCATGAACGTGGCACTTAAACGCACAAGCGGTGTAAAGCTAGTCATCGAAAATACAGCTGCACAAGGCTCAAATTTAGGCTTTAGTTTTAAGCAGATTGCTTATTTAATAGAGCGAGTAGACGATGAGAGTAGGGTTGGTGTTTGCTTTGATACCTGTCACGCATTTGCTGCTGGATATGATCTAAGAAGCAAAGAGGCCTACGCCAAGACGATGGGGGAATTTGATGCGATCATTGGCTATAAATTTTTATCCGGCATGCATTTAAATGATGCAAAATTTGGACTTGGCTCGAAAAAAGATAGACACGAGAGTCTTGGCAAGGGCGAGCTTGGATTTAGTGCTTTTAAAAATATAATAAATGATGATAAAATAGGCGAAATTCCTTTAATATTAGAGACGATTGACGAGAGTATTTGGGAAGACGAGATAAAAATTTTAAGAAATTTCGAAAAGGAAAAACTATGA
- a CDS encoding OmpP1/FadL family transporter, translated as MKKVLLSIIMASTLLNAGGYKIPEQSADSLGLAASNVAFSFGADAAYFNPANMMFLDGRHHIESTLGWFHINKLKFKSDSGKSYRSEKFDSLAGTFSFVTPEIYENWKFGLALAVPAAVGVSWEDPATAFTAKRFKLQVVELNPTVAYRINDKLAVALGARGVYTKGKIASDFGQIGYREIKGDGMGYGYNVALTYRPIEDLSFAVTYRSNVNLELKGHTDADFYNLPISYHGKTKVEIPLPAQLVLATGYKFSDFTLLLAFERTYWSKFKGYDFEYMDKGPAHSNQAFARFMDNPVIKNAKDTNTYRLGLAYDVNEKFRLMAGFAYDEDITSSKHTGLELPNTTSKVYSFGVNYKFTPNLEMALGYVYQHRDKKRATGITNSIATKMSGEFDTGTIQILGTTFKYTF; from the coding sequence ATGAAAAAAGTGCTATTAAGCATTATTATGGCATCTACTTTGCTAAATGCTGGAGGTTATAAGATTCCTGAGCAAAGTGCTGATTCTTTAGGTCTTGCTGCTAGTAACGTAGCCTTTAGTTTTGGAGCTGACGCGGCATATTTTAACCCTGCAAATATGATGTTTTTAGATGGACGCCATCACATAGAAAGTACCCTTGGCTGGTTTCATATAAATAAGCTTAAGTTTAAAAGTGATAGTGGCAAAAGCTATAGATCAGAAAAATTTGACTCGCTAGCTGGTACATTTAGTTTTGTAACGCCAGAAATTTATGAAAACTGGAAATTTGGTTTAGCTCTTGCCGTTCCTGCTGCTGTTGGTGTATCATGGGAGGATCCAGCTACTGCATTTACCGCTAAAAGGTTTAAGCTGCAAGTTGTTGAGTTAAATCCAACCGTAGCTTACCGCATAAACGATAAACTTGCCGTTGCTCTTGGTGCTAGAGGTGTTTACACCAAAGGTAAGATAGCAAGTGACTTTGGACAGATAGGCTACAGAGAGATAAAAGGTGATGGTATGGGCTATGGCTATAATGTTGCACTTACTTATAGACCTATTGAGGATTTAAGCTTTGCCGTTACTTACCGCTCAAATGTAAATTTAGAACTTAAAGGCCATACAGATGCTGATTTTTATAACCTACCTATAAGCTACCATGGCAAAACAAAAGTTGAGATCCCACTTCCTGCTCAGCTTGTGCTTGCAACTGGATATAAATTTAGCGACTTTACTCTTTTACTAGCTTTTGAGAGGACGTATTGGTCTAAATTTAAAGGCTATGACTTTGAATACATGGATAAAGGTCCTGCTCACTCGAATCAAGCTTTTGCAAGATTCATGGATAATCCAGTCATTAAAAATGCAAAAGATACAAATACATATAGACTAGGTCTTGCCTACGACGTAAATGAAAAATTTAGGCTAATGGCTGGCTTTGCCTATGATGAAGACATTACAAGCAGTAAGCATACTGGATTAGAGCTTCCAAATACTACATCTAAGGTGTATTCTTTTGGAGTAAATTATAAATTTACACCAAATCTTGAAATGGCACTTGGATATGTTTATCAACACCGTGATAAGAAGCGTGCGACAGGTATTACCAACAGTATTGCTACAAAAATGTCAGGGGAATTTGATACTGGTACGATCCAAATCCTTGGTACGACTTTTAAATATACATTTTAG